One genomic segment of Longimicrobiaceae bacterium includes these proteins:
- a CDS encoding TonB-dependent receptor — MRWTTTLLCLLVFTLLPAAMSAQAGRITGTVVGGQPARPLAGAAVTVPNTALTAVTGEDGRYTLVNVPAGTRTVRASLIGFGAQTQTVTVAAGETATANFSLQSEAIALEGLVAVGYGTQRRETVTGAVSSVNMEALENIPVQSLDQMLQGTAAGVQVTQASSAPGGGISVRVRGSSSITGGSEPLYVIDGFPIEHDPEASSPGNGGRPTASVPSNPLAALNPSDIASIEVLKDASATAIYGARGANGVVIITTRQGQAGAPKVTFDMSTGVQSVANRYDLLPANELASAINEAARNQGEQAPFDQAFVNSLGAGTNWQDEIFRTAPLRSFQGTVSGGSSGVNFNRYAISGGYFDQEGVVIGSAFRRLSLRANVEQGFGERLRFGSNLSASRVNTSFVPTEGESNKRAGAVGAALQAYPFLPVQLEDGRYPYQGRDLPAVGVSYADAADLVNPVSLVLVDDRLGDTRLLGNVFGEYRLIPSLRARVAIGADYSSRFRDTYYPMTTRRGEEAGGDAIRGRAEILSYLNENTLTYEPDLGAAHQLTALAGYTWQTNENVRSGITGRGFVTDATGFNDIGAAQFPGTPSSSRQEWALQSWLGRVNYTLLDRYLFTLTGRYDGSSRFSEGRKWGFFPSVALGWRVSEEAFMDQYASAVSDLKIRGSYGVAGNPGIRPYQSLARFVPTPYSFGGTPVIGYFPVGVANRDLTWESTAQLDVGLDLELFDRVRFIADVYRKRTDDLLLEVDLPSESGFARGLVNAGAVENRGVELSLNGDVLRGDVGRGLRWNTGLTFSRNRNEVLSLGGDTEILASGISDDYKLGGTVVRVGQPIGVFVGYRTAGIVRDEAHAAQLAGVKNEVTKQKYAPGDVVYVDVNNDGIINAQDRTVIGNPHPDFNLGWQNTVSFGGFELSALVQGSFGNDVLNLNLWQLTSGSLSTNILRERYEDRWTPENPNARFPRLGVNTVRAGSTDYNDRILEDGSYVRLKAASLSYNLPANWVRQRGFSGARVYVSGSNLLTWTDYTGFDPEVSSFGIGNLNRGIDVGAYPSARSVTVGVNFTY; from the coding sequence ATGAGATGGACAACCACGCTACTCTGCCTGCTCGTGTTCACCCTCCTGCCCGCGGCCATGTCCGCGCAGGCCGGACGGATCACCGGCACGGTGGTCGGGGGGCAGCCGGCGCGCCCGCTCGCCGGGGCCGCCGTCACGGTGCCCAACACGGCGCTGACGGCGGTGACGGGTGAGGACGGACGGTACACCCTCGTCAACGTGCCCGCGGGCACGCGGACCGTGCGCGCCAGCCTGATCGGCTTCGGCGCGCAGACGCAGACGGTCACGGTGGCGGCCGGGGAGACGGCGACCGCGAACTTCTCCCTGCAGTCGGAGGCGATCGCCCTGGAGGGGCTGGTGGCCGTGGGCTACGGCACGCAGCGCCGGGAGACCGTCACGGGCGCCGTGTCTTCCGTCAACATGGAAGCGCTGGAGAACATCCCGGTGCAGTCGCTCGACCAGATGCTGCAGGGCACCGCGGCCGGCGTGCAGGTGACGCAGGCCTCCAGCGCGCCCGGCGGCGGCATCTCGGTCCGGGTCCGCGGCTCCTCCTCCATCACGGGAGGGAGCGAGCCCCTGTACGTGATCGACGGCTTCCCCATCGAGCACGACCCCGAGGCGTCGTCGCCGGGCAACGGGGGGCGCCCGACCGCGTCGGTCCCGTCCAACCCGCTCGCGGCGCTGAACCCGTCGGACATCGCCTCGATCGAGGTGCTGAAGGACGCGTCGGCCACGGCCATCTACGGAGCCCGCGGCGCCAACGGCGTGGTCATCATCACCACCCGGCAGGGACAGGCCGGAGCGCCGAAGGTCACCTTCGACATGTCCACGGGCGTGCAGAGCGTGGCCAACCGGTACGACCTGCTCCCCGCCAACGAGCTGGCGAGCGCGATCAACGAGGCCGCGCGGAACCAGGGCGAGCAGGCGCCCTTCGACCAGGCGTTCGTCAACAGCCTGGGCGCCGGCACGAACTGGCAGGACGAGATCTTCCGCACCGCCCCGCTGCGCAGCTTCCAGGGGACGGTCTCGGGGGGGAGCTCGGGCGTCAACTTCAACCGGTACGCGATCTCCGGCGGCTACTTCGACCAGGAGGGGGTGGTCATCGGCTCGGCGTTCCGGCGCCTCTCGCTCCGCGCGAACGTGGAGCAGGGCTTCGGAGAGCGCCTCCGCTTCGGGTCGAACCTTTCCGCCAGCCGCGTGAACACCAGCTTCGTCCCCACCGAAGGGGAGAGCAACAAGCGCGCGGGCGCGGTGGGCGCGGCGCTCCAGGCGTATCCTTTCCTTCCCGTCCAGCTGGAGGACGGCAGGTATCCCTACCAGGGGCGCGACCTCCCGGCGGTGGGGGTCTCCTATGCGGATGCCGCGGACCTGGTGAACCCCGTCTCGCTGGTGCTGGTGGACGACCGGCTGGGGGACACGCGCCTGCTGGGGAACGTGTTCGGTGAGTACCGGCTCATCCCGAGCCTGCGCGCGCGGGTCGCGATCGGGGCGGACTACTCGTCCCGCTTCCGGGACACCTACTACCCGATGACGACCCGGCGCGGCGAGGAGGCCGGGGGCGACGCCATCCGCGGGCGGGCCGAGATCCTCTCGTACCTGAACGAGAACACCCTCACGTACGAGCCCGACCTGGGGGCCGCGCACCAGCTGACCGCGCTCGCCGGGTACACCTGGCAGACGAACGAGAACGTACGGTCCGGGATCACGGGGCGCGGCTTCGTGACCGACGCGACCGGGTTCAACGACATCGGAGCGGCCCAGTTCCCCGGCACCCCGAGCTCCAGCCGTCAGGAGTGGGCCCTGCAGTCCTGGCTCGGCCGGGTGAACTACACCCTTCTCGACCGCTACCTCTTCACGCTGACCGGGCGCTACGACGGCTCCTCCCGCTTCAGCGAGGGACGGAAGTGGGGCTTCTTCCCGTCGGTCGCGCTCGGGTGGCGGGTGTCGGAAGAGGCGTTCATGGACCAGTACGCGTCGGCCGTGAGCGACCTCAAGATCCGCGGCTCCTACGGCGTGGCCGGGAACCCGGGGATCCGCCCGTACCAGTCGCTGGCGCGCTTCGTCCCCACTCCGTACAGCTTCGGCGGAACCCCGGTCATCGGGTACTTCCCCGTGGGCGTCGCCAACCGGGACCTGACCTGGGAGTCGACCGCGCAGCTCGACGTCGGCCTCGACCTGGAGCTGTTCGACCGGGTCCGCTTCATCGCGGACGTCTACCGGAAGCGGACGGACGACCTCCTCCTGGAGGTGGACCTCCCCTCGGAGTCCGGCTTCGCCCGCGGGCTGGTCAACGCCGGGGCGGTGGAGAACCGGGGTGTCGAGCTCTCCCTGAACGGCGACGTGCTCCGGGGGGACGTCGGGCGTGGGCTCCGGTGGAACACCGGGCTGACCTTCTCGCGCAACCGCAACGAGGTCCTGAGCCTCGGGGGTGACACCGAGATCCTCGCCTCCGGCATCAGCGACGACTACAAGCTGGGCGGGACCGTGGTCCGCGTCGGCCAGCCGATCGGGGTGTTCGTCGGCTACCGGACCGCGGGGATCGTCCGGGACGAGGCGCACGCCGCGCAGCTCGCCGGGGTCAAGAACGAGGTGACGAAGCAGAAGTACGCCCCCGGCGACGTCGTCTACGTGGACGTGAACAACGACGGGATCATCAACGCGCAGGACCGTACGGTCATCGGGAACCCGCATCCCGACTTCAACCTGGGGTGGCAGAACACGGTCTCCTTCGGCGGCTTCGAGCTCTCGGCGCTCGTCCAGGGCTCGTTCGGCAACGACGTCCTCAACCTGAACCTGTGGCAGCTCACCAGCGGAAGCCTGAGCACCAACATCCTCCGGGAGCGCTACGAGGACCGCTGGACGCCGGAAAACCCGAACGCGAGGTTCCCCAGGCTCGGGGTCAACACCGTACGGGCGGGGAGCACGGACTACAACGACCGGATCCTCGAGGACGGCTCGTACGTGCGGCTGAAGGCGGCGTCGCTCTCCTACAACCTCCCGGCGAACTGGGTGCGCCAGCGGGGCTTCAGTGGCGCGCGGGTCTACGTGTCGGGGAGCAACCTGCTCACCTGGACGGACTACACCGGCTTCGATCCGGAGGTCAGCAGCTTCGGGATCGGGAACCTCAACCGCGGAATCGACGTCGGCGCGTACCCTTCGGCCCGCTCCGTCACCGTGGGCGTGAACTTCACGTACTGA